One Defluviimonas sp. SAOS-178_SWC DNA window includes the following coding sequences:
- a CDS encoding ABC transporter substrate-binding protein: MSTGSFAQRIAVRGTLARLTTGVADSIGIGFLAPLSGPVQSWGRPGLNGCEIWTESVNRAGGLSIGGLRHPVRLVPFDCRYDAGLALEGVRKLVQDSDVKLLLTLGGDTLSPVIDYLTDRKLLTATLLPSDLSPDTPYLIAPSESHPIYTVTGIDWLARTRPDLKRIALCAQTDALGLPSLATYRAACAAAGIEVVREIRYDPHGGDAGAIVAAMMADAPDILCWSTSYTPMVHALTEAAYAAGFAGQLISCTLDDYPRLFARTSADFMDGFVFQFPDFDDPALAEKAFFFNRPKDFYDEYQRRFPGSWSAVSWEYAAILDIWRTAVEHAGSVNSLSVLAAMKQSGAVMHAFGPATWWGSEIFGVDNALIGDWPVVQIRNAKARIVEFGSIPAWLERHGPLLRAQMVELGQMWDQRQVRTLRNLTPGRQFG; this comes from the coding sequence ATGAGCACCGGAAGTTTCGCCCAAAGAATAGCCGTACGCGGCACCCTTGCCCGCCTGACCACAGGCGTCGCGGACTCGATCGGAATCGGGTTTCTGGCACCTCTCAGTGGACCGGTTCAGTCATGGGGCCGTCCCGGGCTGAACGGCTGCGAGATCTGGACCGAAAGCGTGAACCGCGCAGGCGGCCTCTCGATCGGTGGCTTGCGGCATCCGGTGCGCCTTGTGCCCTTCGATTGCCGGTATGACGCGGGGCTCGCGCTCGAAGGGGTGCGCAAGCTGGTGCAGGACAGCGACGTGAAGCTTCTCCTGACGCTCGGGGGCGACACGCTTTCGCCGGTGATCGACTACCTGACCGACCGCAAGCTTTTGACCGCGACGCTCCTGCCGAGCGATCTTTCGCCCGACACACCCTACCTGATCGCGCCGAGCGAATCGCATCCGATCTATACCGTCACCGGCATTGACTGGCTGGCGCGCACCCGACCCGATCTGAAACGGATCGCGCTCTGCGCGCAGACCGACGCGCTGGGGCTCCCTTCGCTCGCGACCTACCGCGCGGCCTGCGCGGCGGCGGGAATCGAGGTGGTGCGCGAGATCCGCTATGACCCGCATGGCGGCGATGCGGGCGCGATCGTCGCGGCGATGATGGCCGACGCGCCGGACATCCTGTGCTGGTCCACAAGCTACACGCCGATGGTTCACGCGCTGACCGAGGCGGCGTATGCGGCCGGGTTCGCGGGCCAGCTGATCTCCTGCACGCTCGACGACTACCCCCGGCTCTTCGCCCGGACCTCGGCCGATTTCATGGACGGGTTCGTCTTCCAGTTCCCGGATTTCGACGATCCCGCGCTTGCCGAAAAGGCGTTCTTCTTCAACCGGCCCAAGGATTTCTACGATGAGTACCAGCGCCGGTTTCCTGGAAGCTGGTCGGCGGTATCCTGGGAATACGCGGCGATCCTCGATATCTGGCGGACGGCCGTGGAACATGCCGGCAGCGTCAACTCGCTGTCGGTTCTGGCGGCCATGAAGCAATCGGGCGCGGTCATGCACGCCTTCGGACCGGCGACGTGGTGGGGGTCCGAGATCTTCGGGGTCGACAATGCGTTGATCGGCGACTGGCCGGTGGTGCAGATCCGGAACGCGAAGGCGCGGATCGTCGAGTTCGGCTCCATCCCCGCCTGGCTTGAGCGTCATGGCCCCCTGCTCCGGGCGCAGATGGTCGAGCTTGGCCAGATGTGGGACCAGCGGCAGGTCCGCACGCTGCGCAATCTGACGCCCGGCCGCCAGTTCGGCTGA
- a CDS encoding APC family permease, whose amino-acid sequence MPSDTDAAMFTEASGESRKLQRALDWRGAFWVAAGVPPLVLFSIGGIAGVAGQAAFVVWIVSMIMGFSQSFTYAEIAGMFGNKSGGTSVYGATAWLRYSKMIAPLSVWCNWFAWSPVLSLGCAIAAGYILNALFGIPAENSQPVLDWIAANGAQFTAESQAVIDYIAANAGTSPDDAIAAVQSAAAIEALTPAVRAWEAFNITIPGLGTLHFNSTFVIGAILMLIIFAIQHRGIASTARAQKILAVIVLVPLFLVGVVPILNGSIDAMNVTDIVPPTVAYGGDAGSWNIGGWTLFLGALYIAAWSTYGFETAVCYTAEMKDPARDTFKAIFFSGLLCMIFFFLIPFSFQGVFGAAGMLDPGIVDGTGIAAALGSMVSHSNIVTQVFVILMIMALFLAIMTAMAGSSRTLYQGSRDGWLPKYLSHVNDHGAPTNAMWTDLGFNLFLLALASDAGGYFYVLAISNVGYLTFNFLNLNAGWIHRIDSGHVKRPWKAPTWLIGVNTLLAFVNALLLGAGAKVWGYSGALWSGVAFAALILPVFWFRHYVQDGGKFPPEALEDLGLSNGDLGERKAGFLPYLALIVGAAIVLWANWFFVLPE is encoded by the coding sequence ATGCCCAGCGATACTGACGCTGCAATGTTCACGGAGGCTTCCGGCGAATCGCGGAAGCTGCAAAGGGCGCTCGACTGGCGCGGCGCGTTTTGGGTGGCGGCGGGGGTGCCGCCGCTCGTGCTATTTTCGATCGGCGGGATCGCCGGCGTGGCGGGTCAGGCGGCCTTCGTCGTCTGGATCGTGTCAATGATCATGGGCTTTTCGCAGTCCTTCACCTATGCCGAAATCGCGGGGATGTTCGGCAACAAGTCGGGCGGCACCTCGGTCTACGGCGCGACCGCGTGGCTGCGCTATTCGAAGATGATCGCGCCCTTGTCGGTGTGGTGCAACTGGTTCGCCTGGTCGCCGGTGCTGTCGCTCGGCTGCGCCATCGCGGCCGGCTACATCCTGAATGCGCTCTTCGGCATCCCCGCAGAGAACAGCCAGCCGGTCCTCGACTGGATCGCCGCCAACGGGGCGCAATTCACCGCCGAAAGCCAGGCGGTGATCGACTATATCGCCGCGAATGCCGGAACCTCGCCCGACGACGCCATCGCCGCCGTGCAGAGCGCCGCCGCGATCGAGGCGCTGACCCCGGCCGTCCGTGCCTGGGAAGCGTTCAACATCACCATCCCCGGCCTCGGTACGCTGCACTTCAACTCGACCTTCGTGATCGGCGCGATTCTGATGCTGATCATCTTCGCGATCCAGCACCGGGGCATCGCCTCGACCGCGCGGGCGCAGAAGATCCTGGCGGTGATCGTTCTGGTGCCGCTTTTCCTCGTCGGCGTTGTGCCGATCCTGAACGGTTCGATCGACGCCATGAACGTGACGGATATCGTGCCGCCGACGGTCGCCTATGGCGGTGATGCGGGATCCTGGAATATCGGCGGCTGGACGCTCTTCCTCGGCGCGCTCTACATCGCGGCCTGGTCGACCTACGGCTTCGAGACGGCGGTCTGCTACACGGCCGAAATGAAGGACCCTGCGCGCGACACGTTCAAGGCCATCTTCTTCTCGGGCCTTCTGTGCATGATCTTCTTCTTCCTCATCCCGTTCTCGTTCCAGGGCGTCTTCGGCGCCGCCGGAATGCTGGACCCGGGCATCGTGGACGGAACCGGCATCGCTGCCGCACTCGGGTCGATGGTCAGCCATTCGAACATTGTAACCCAGGTGTTTGTGATCCTGATGATCATGGCACTGTTCCTCGCCATCATGACGGCGATGGCCGGCTCCTCGCGGACCCTTTACCAGGGCTCGCGCGACGGCTGGCTGCCGAAGTACCTGAGCCACGTCAACGACCACGGCGCGCCGACCAACGCGATGTGGACGGACCTTGGCTTCAACCTCTTCCTGCTGGCGCTCGCGTCGGATGCGGGGGGCTACTTCTACGTTCTCGCGATCTCGAACGTGGGCTATCTCACCTTCAACTTCCTCAACCTGAATGCCGGCTGGATCCACCGCATCGACTCCGGCCATGTGAAGCGCCCGTGGAAGGCGCCGACCTGGCTGATCGGGGTCAACACGCTTCTGGCCTTCGTCAACGCGCTCCTGCTCGGGGCCGGGGCCAAGGTGTGGGGCTATTCCGGCGCGCTTTGGTCCGGCGTTGCCTTTGCGGCCCTCATACTGCCGGTCTTCTGGTTCCGCCACTACGTGCAGGACGGCGGCAAGTTCCCGCCCGAGGCGCTGGAGGATCTGGGCCTGTCGAACGGCGATCTTGGCGAGCGCAAGGCGGGCTTTCTGCCCTATCTCGCGCTGATCGTCGGGGCCGCCATCGTGCTCTGGGCGAACTGGTTCTTCGTCCTGCCCGAGTGA
- a CDS encoding LysR substrate-binding domain-containing protein → MSLSSRPARRSTERRKPLPPLDYLLAFEAAAEHESFASAARQMNISETAISRKVRLLEQHFSLPFFARGHRSIELTPYGREFLARIAPALEMLREAADDSLKTSKKRPVILAATNSVASLWLTPRLHEFRQANKHLSIMLVASDNDEECLADTVDLAILRGDGNWKGFDAQLVFGETIFPVCSPEFLAQNPQVAEIDNLAGAPLIEVTSSHTEWMNWQAWLERMGAQSSRLERAILFNTYPLSIHAAVDGVGVALGWGHLVDHYLKSGKLVRPLGNAQIRTAFGYYLLTPQNHPAFPSRTEVSDWLMAVSAARVRYGE, encoded by the coding sequence ATGAGCCTGTCGTCCCGACCCGCCCGCCGTTCCACCGAACGCCGCAAACCGCTGCCGCCCCTCGACTACCTTCTGGCCTTCGAGGCCGCAGCCGAACACGAAAGCTTCGCCAGCGCCGCGCGCCAGATGAACATCAGCGAAACCGCGATCAGCCGGAAGGTTCGCCTGCTCGAACAGCATTTCAGCCTTCCCTTCTTTGCGCGCGGGCACCGCTCGATCGAACTTACGCCCTATGGGCGCGAGTTCCTCGCCCGCATCGCCCCGGCGCTCGAGATGCTGCGCGAGGCGGCGGACGATTCGCTGAAGACAAGCAAGAAGCGGCCCGTCATCCTCGCCGCCACGAACTCCGTCGCGTCGCTCTGGCTGACGCCCCGGCTGCACGAGTTCCGGCAGGCGAACAAACATCTCAGCATCATGCTCGTCGCCTCCGACAACGACGAGGAATGCCTTGCCGATACGGTAGACCTCGCCATCCTGCGCGGGGACGGCAACTGGAAGGGCTTCGACGCGCAGCTCGTTTTCGGCGAAACGATCTTTCCCGTCTGCTCGCCCGAGTTCCTCGCCCAGAACCCGCAGGTCGCCGAGATCGACAACCTCGCGGGCGCGCCGCTCATCGAGGTGACAAGCAGCCATACCGAATGGATGAACTGGCAGGCCTGGCTCGAACGGATGGGGGCGCAGTCGTCGCGCCTGGAAAGGGCGATCCTTTTCAACACCTATCCGCTGTCCATTCATGCCGCCGTCGACGGTGTCGGCGTCGCGCTCGGCTGGGGCCACCTCGTCGATCACTATCTGAAGTCCGGCAAGCTCGTCCGCCCGCTCGGAAATGCACAGATTCGCACGGCGTTCGGCTATTACCTGCTGACGCCGCAAAACCACCCGGCCTTCCCCAGCCGCACCGAGGTTTCGGACTGGCTGATGGCGGTCAGCGCCGCGCGGGTCCGCTACGGAGAATAA
- a CDS encoding DUF1989 domain-containing protein, which yields MQAILERPFERAGVLIPGLPVLPPGVERHPVPGGGSRAVPVFKGDEITIQDREGLQPVELVVFSHDGRSDAAMIGAKGGRDPKGLKAALLSDPSGRKVVRALEKSGFDLGKADAARVFEDGSRPGDTATFISSVDGLLIVCAAGGAMEPQDHWAPTEVVLYIRRAVLPKGKDQLTAPDPLADPLLDENIKPGQALPYVVKAGQFIQILDVKGRECTDFQAFSLRALDKGIEREIDPTTTRSLMGSLYPMPGLHAKYFTVDQEPLIEIVQDTVGRHDTFGLACTARYYEDLGYPGHVNCSDNINRELAAFGIRPRGGWPAINYFFNTLLDDTHAIGMDDPWSRPGDYVLLRALTDLVCVSTACPCDIDPANGWNPTDIQVRLYDKTEDFKRSIGWRKTPGADLEETKKTGFHDCFARHTRNFVEYNGYWLPSEMTNHGATAEYWAAREKAVVMDLSPLRKYEVTGPDAEALMQVCVTRDMKKLPVGGIVYTAMCYDHGGMIDDGTVFRLGETNFRWIGGNDQSGLWLRKQAEERGLNAWVRTSTDHHCNVAVQGPLSRDILKQVIWTPPAQATVDELGWFRLTIGRLHGFDGPAVVVSRTGYSGELGYEVFCHPKDAEAVFDAIWAAGEPMGMIPLGLKALDMLRIESGLIFAGSEFDDQTDPMEAGIGFAVPLKSKADDFIGRAALEARKANPQKKLVGLDLEGGIVPTPGDCVHFGKPQIGIVTSAVKSPILGKVIALARVDVTHAEPGTALEVGRLDGDQKRLKAVVVPFPHFDPTKERVKGNY from the coding sequence ATGCAAGCCATTCTGGAAAGACCCTTCGAACGGGCCGGGGTTCTCATCCCCGGACTTCCCGTCCTTCCGCCAGGCGTCGAACGGCATCCGGTGCCGGGCGGCGGCAGCCGCGCCGTGCCGGTCTTCAAGGGCGACGAGATCACGATCCAGGACCGCGAGGGGCTTCAGCCCGTCGAGCTTGTGGTTTTTTCCCATGACGGCAGGTCGGACGCGGCGATGATCGGCGCGAAGGGCGGGCGCGATCCGAAAGGTCTCAAAGCGGCGCTCCTGTCCGATCCGTCCGGGCGCAAGGTCGTGCGCGCGCTGGAAAAGTCCGGATTCGATCTTGGCAAGGCAGACGCCGCGCGCGTGTTCGAAGACGGCTCGCGCCCCGGCGACACGGCGACGTTCATCTCGTCCGTCGACGGTCTCCTGATCGTCTGCGCCGCGGGCGGGGCGATGGAGCCGCAGGACCACTGGGCTCCGACCGAGGTCGTGCTCTACATCCGCCGCGCAGTTCTGCCGAAAGGCAAGGATCAGTTGACCGCGCCCGATCCCCTGGCCGACCCGCTACTCGACGAGAATATCAAGCCGGGCCAGGCGCTTCCCTACGTGGTGAAGGCCGGGCAGTTCATTCAGATCCTTGACGTCAAGGGCAGGGAGTGCACCGACTTCCAGGCCTTCTCGCTCCGTGCGCTCGACAAGGGGATCGAACGCGAGATCGATCCGACGACGACCCGTTCGCTGATGGGATCGCTCTATCCGATGCCGGGCCTGCACGCGAAATACTTTACCGTCGACCAGGAACCGCTGATCGAGATCGTGCAGGACACGGTTGGGCGCCACGACACGTTCGGGCTGGCCTGCACCGCGCGTTATTACGAGGATCTGGGCTATCCCGGCCATGTCAACTGTTCCGACAACATCAACCGCGAACTCGCAGCCTTCGGCATCCGCCCGAGGGGCGGGTGGCCGGCGATCAACTACTTCTTCAACACGCTTCTGGACGACACCCACGCGATCGGCATGGACGATCCGTGGTCGCGTCCGGGCGACTACGTGCTTCTCAGGGCGCTGACCGATCTCGTCTGCGTCTCGACGGCCTGTCCCTGCGATATCGATCCGGCCAACGGCTGGAACCCGACCGACATCCAGGTGCGGCTCTACGACAAGACCGAAGATTTCAAGCGCTCGATTGGCTGGCGCAAAACACCGGGGGCTGACTTGGAAGAGACGAAAAAGACCGGGTTCCACGACTGCTTCGCGCGCCACACGCGGAACTTCGTCGAATACAACGGCTACTGGCTGCCGAGCGAGATGACGAACCACGGCGCCACGGCCGAATACTGGGCGGCGCGCGAAAAAGCGGTCGTCATGGACCTCTCGCCCTTGCGCAAATACGAGGTGACGGGCCCCGACGCCGAGGCGCTGATGCAGGTTTGCGTCACCCGCGACATGAAGAAACTGCCCGTCGGCGGCATCGTCTACACCGCCATGTGCTACGACCACGGCGGCATGATCGACGACGGCACGGTCTTCCGTCTGGGCGAGACGAACTTCCGCTGGATCGGCGGTAATGACCAGTCGGGTCTCTGGCTCCGAAAGCAGGCAGAGGAGCGCGGGCTGAACGCCTGGGTGCGCACTTCGACGGATCATCATTGCAACGTCGCGGTGCAGGGCCCCCTTTCGCGCGACATCCTCAAGCAGGTGATCTGGACGCCGCCCGCCCAGGCAACGGTCGACGAACTGGGCTGGTTCCGCCTGACCATCGGCCGGCTGCACGGGTTCGACGGCCCGGCGGTCGTGGTCAGCCGGACCGGCTATTCGGGCGAGCTTGGCTATGAGGTCTTCTGCCATCCGAAAGATGCCGAAGCGGTCTTCGATGCGATCTGGGCGGCGGGCGAGCCGATGGGGATGATCCCGCTTGGCCTCAAGGCACTCGACATGCTCCGGATCGAATCCGGCCTGATCTTCGCCGGATCGGAATTCGACGATCAGACCGACCCGATGGAGGCCGGGATCGGCTTCGCCGTGCCGCTGAAGTCGAAGGCCGACGATTTCATCGGCCGTGCCGCGCTCGAGGCACGCAAGGCCAATCCGCAGAAGAAGCTGGTCGGCCTGGATCTGGAGGGCGGGATCGTGCCCACGCCCGGCGATTGTGTGCATTTCGGCAAACCGCAGATCGGCATCGTGACCTCGGCGGTGAAATCCCCGATCCTCGGCAAGGTCATCGCGCTGGCCCGCGTCGACGTCACCCATGCGGAGCCGGGAACGGCGCTTGAGGTCGGCCGGCTCGACGGCGATCAGAAGCGTCTCAAGGCTGTCGTCGTGCCCTTCCCGCATTTCGACCCGACGAAGGAGCGGGTGAAGGGCAACTACTGA
- a CDS encoding sarcosine oxidase subunit beta family protein — MRYSGFKVLKEALTGHKGWKPAWRDPAPKPHYDILVIGGGGHGLATAYYLAKVFGKANVAVLEKGWIGGGNVGRNTTIIRSNYLLDGNEPFYEFSMKLWEGLEQDFNFNAMVSQRGVLNLCHTDAQRDAFRRRGNAMRLNGVDAELLDTEGVRRMAPFLNFENARFPIKGGLLQPRGGTVRHDAVAWGYARGADMRGVDIIQNCEVTGFRIENGICKGVETTRGFIGAGKVGVAVAGSSGRVMAKAGMRLPIESHVLQAFVSEGLKPLLPGVITYGAGHFYVSQSDKGGLVFGGDIDGYNSYAQRGNLPVVEDVCEGGMSLMPMIGRAKLLRMWGGIMDMSMDGSPIIDRTDTERLYFNGGWCYGGFKATPASGWAFAHLLATGNPHETATAYRFDRFRKGLMIDEKGMGAQPNLH; from the coding sequence ATGCGCTATTCGGGCTTCAAGGTCCTCAAGGAAGCACTCACCGGGCACAAGGGCTGGAAACCGGCCTGGCGCGATCCCGCGCCGAAACCCCATTACGACATCCTGGTGATCGGCGGCGGCGGGCACGGGCTCGCCACCGCCTATTATCTCGCCAAGGTGTTCGGCAAGGCGAATGTCGCGGTGCTGGAAAAGGGCTGGATCGGCGGCGGCAACGTCGGCCGGAACACCACGATCATCCGCTCCAACTACCTGCTCGACGGGAACGAGCCGTTCTACGAGTTTTCCATGAAGCTCTGGGAAGGGCTGGAGCAGGACTTCAACTTCAATGCGATGGTCAGCCAACGTGGCGTGCTGAACCTCTGCCATACCGACGCGCAGCGCGACGCCTTCCGCCGGCGCGGCAACGCCATGCGGCTGAACGGCGTCGATGCCGAGCTGCTGGACACCGAGGGCGTCCGCCGGATGGCCCCGTTCCTGAACTTCGAGAATGCGCGCTTCCCGATCAAGGGCGGCCTTCTCCAGCCGCGCGGCGGCACTGTGCGCCACGACGCGGTGGCCTGGGGTTATGCCCGCGGCGCCGACATGCGCGGCGTCGACATCATCCAGAACTGCGAGGTCACCGGGTTCCGCATCGAGAACGGCATCTGCAAGGGCGTCGAGACGACGCGCGGCTTCATCGGCGCGGGCAAGGTCGGCGTCGCGGTCGCGGGTTCGTCGGGCCGTGTGATGGCGAAGGCCGGGATGCGGCTGCCGATCGAAAGCCACGTCCTCCAAGCCTTCGTCTCAGAGGGGCTCAAGCCCCTTCTGCCGGGCGTCATCACCTATGGCGCGGGGCATTTCTATGTCAGCCAGTCGGACAAGGGCGGCCTCGTCTTCGGCGGCGACATCGACGGCTACAACTCCTACGCCCAGCGCGGCAACCTGCCGGTGGTGGAGGATGTCTGCGAAGGCGGGATGAGCCTGATGCCGATGATCGGCCGAGCGAAACTCCTCAGGATGTGGGGCGGGATCATGGACATGTCGATGGACGGCTCTCCGATCATCGACCGGACCGATACCGAGAGGCTCTATTTCAACGGCGGCTGGTGCTACGGCGGCTTCAAGGCGACCCCCGCCTCGGGCTGGGCCTTCGCGCATCTTCTGGCGACCGGAAACCCGCATGAAACGGCGACCGCCTATCGCTTCGATCGGTTCCGCAAGGGGCTGATGATCGACGAAAAGGGCATGGGCGCCCAACCGAACCTGCATTGA
- a CDS encoding FadR/GntR family transcriptional regulator: protein MTTRHVPNQAAEAPEETIGATVKTVIDTLFARIESKEYEVDERLPSERTLAAELGVARNTVREALDVLETRRVIRRRAGSGSFVTYQSEVGRNSAPSTLASNTSPLQHLVVRGVLEPEIVRLAIINMTPRQIEMLGETLSQMEQIRTDANAFARQEEQLYRQIAHGTGNPLLAACYELTIDACRQNFRSALLRRYLTPKRISDYQQRYNTLFNAIAARDIEAAVEFIKLHLIEEQKLLLQEA from the coding sequence GTGACCACCCGCCATGTCCCCAATCAGGCCGCCGAAGCGCCCGAAGAAACCATCGGCGCCACGGTCAAGACCGTGATCGACACCCTCTTCGCCCGGATCGAATCCAAGGAATACGAAGTCGACGAGCGTCTTCCCTCGGAACGCACGCTCGCCGCCGAGCTTGGCGTCGCGCGCAACACGGTGCGCGAGGCGCTCGACGTCCTCGAAACTCGCCGGGTGATCCGCAGGCGGGCGGGCAGCGGCAGTTTCGTCACCTATCAGAGCGAGGTTGGCCGGAACTCGGCGCCCTCGACGCTCGCCTCGAATACAAGCCCGCTGCAACACCTCGTCGTGCGCGGAGTTCTCGAACCGGAAATCGTGCGCCTTGCGATCATCAACATGACGCCGCGCCAGATCGAGATGCTGGGCGAGACCCTGTCGCAGATGGAGCAGATCCGCACCGACGCAAACGCCTTCGCGCGGCAGGAGGAACAGCTTTACCGTCAGATCGCGCACGGCACCGGCAACCCGCTGCTTGCCGCCTGTTACGAACTCACCATAGACGCCTGCCGGCAGAACTTCCGCTCTGCCCTCTTGCGCCGGTATCTGACGCCGAAACGGATCAGCGACTACCAGCAGCGCTACAACACGCTCTTCAACGCCATCGCCGCGCGCGACATCGAGGCAGCCGTCGAGTTCATCAAGCTGCACCTGATCGAGGAACAGAAGCTCCTGCTCCAAGAGGCGTGA
- a CDS encoding APC family permease, with product MTDFDITSREIDGMAPHGTKVGLLRVLGPAHVWALGVGIVLVGEYMGWNFAVGKGGAYAALIACWFAGLLYSCVAMIDSEVTSTVAAAGGQYTQAKHIVGPLMAFNVGLYLVFAYTMLEAANAITVGFLIDTVAVMSGHEGLDQRPFIVLAIMFLAWLNYRGVLATLTFSLVITAIAFSAIIILFLATSPVFGSNVLQHKALMTDLPYGWLGILAAMHFGLWYYLGIEGTTQAAEEVRSPARSLPFGTLAGIMTLLIAATLTWYVCVGLMPWEYLGQSGVPLFDAARMSGSTGLMVLLGIGTLFATLASANGCINDASRAWFAMGRDQYLPSWFGAVHPTYRTPYRSIIFLVPIALIFALGAPLDQVITFSILSGLLEYTFMPINVIMFRKKWPLDAIKRGYEHPFHPIPAIVLLCLCSVAYFAVFLGYGTQLVAMIAFYIIVSLWFHFWRYRFVRRAAQFTMPWPRPNGY from the coding sequence ATGACGGATTTCGACATTACATCCCGTGAGATCGACGGCATGGCGCCGCATGGCACCAAGGTCGGTCTTCTCCGTGTGCTCGGGCCCGCGCATGTCTGGGCGCTTGGCGTCGGCATCGTTCTGGTCGGCGAATACATGGGCTGGAACTTCGCCGTCGGAAAGGGCGGCGCCTATGCCGCGCTGATCGCCTGCTGGTTCGCGGGGCTGCTCTATTCCTGCGTCGCGATGATCGACAGCGAGGTGACCTCGACCGTCGCGGCGGCGGGCGGACAATATACTCAGGCCAAGCACATCGTCGGGCCGCTGATGGCGTTCAACGTCGGCCTGTATCTGGTTTTCGCCTATACGATGCTGGAGGCGGCCAACGCGATCACGGTGGGCTTTCTCATCGACACCGTGGCGGTCATGTCGGGGCATGAAGGGCTCGACCAGAGGCCGTTCATCGTGCTGGCGATCATGTTCCTCGCCTGGCTGAACTACCGCGGCGTGCTGGCGACGCTGACCTTCAGCCTCGTCATCACCGCGATCGCCTTCAGCGCCATCATCATCCTCTTCCTCGCCACGTCGCCCGTCTTCGGAAGCAACGTGTTGCAACACAAGGCGCTGATGACGGATCTGCCCTATGGCTGGCTCGGTATCCTCGCCGCCATGCATTTCGGCCTGTGGTACTACCTCGGGATCGAAGGCACGACGCAGGCGGCCGAGGAAGTCAGGTCGCCGGCGCGCTCCCTGCCCTTCGGGACGCTTGCCGGGATCATGACGCTGCTGATCGCTGCGACGCTGACTTGGTATGTCTGTGTGGGCCTGATGCCGTGGGAATATCTCGGCCAGTCGGGCGTGCCGCTCTTCGACGCCGCGCGGATGTCGGGATCGACCGGGCTGATGGTGCTTCTGGGCATCGGCACGCTCTTCGCGACGCTCGCCTCCGCCAACGGGTGCATCAACGATGCCTCGCGGGCCTGGTTCGCGATGGGGCGCGACCAATACCTGCCGTCGTGGTTCGGCGCGGTGCATCCGACCTACCGGACACCGTACCGGTCGATCATCTTCCTCGTGCCGATCGCGCTGATCTTCGCGCTCGGCGCGCCTCTCGATCAGGTGATCACCTTCTCCATCCTGTCGGGTTTGCTGGAATACACGTTCATGCCGATCAACGTGATCATGTTCCGCAAGAAATGGCCACTCGACGCGATCAAGCGGGGATACGAACATCCGTTCCACCCGATCCCGGCAATCGTGCTCCTGTGCCTCTGCAGCGTCGCCTATTTCGCGGTGTTCCTCGGCTATGGCACCCAGCTTGTCGCGATGATCGCCTTCTACATCATCGTGTCGCTGTGGTTCCACTTCTGGCGCTACCGCTTCGTGCGCCGGGCCGCGCAGTTCACGATGCCGTGGCCGCGCCCGAACGGCTACTGA
- a CDS encoding sarcosine oxidase subunit delta: protein MIIPHPLLGPRDSQEFTYLGDASLIERPDWQAEDAVGRFHDYLYLRDNPAGAHRELWFHEQGDRSWLVVTRDTVTHEIISAELARDVARAKGRSK from the coding sequence ATGATCATTCCCCATCCCCTGCTCGGCCCGCGCGACAGCCAGGAATTCACCTATCTCGGCGATGCAAGCCTGATCGAACGACCCGACTGGCAGGCCGAGGATGCCGTCGGCCGGTTCCACGACTACCTCTACCTGCGCGACAACCCGGCCGGCGCCCACCGCGAGTTGTGGTTCCACGAACAGGGCGACCGCAGCTGGCTCGTGGTGACGCGCGACACCGTCACCCACGAGATCATTTCCGCAGAGCTTGCCCGCGACGTGGCACGCGCGAAAGGGCGCAGCAAATGA